One region of Manduca sexta isolate Smith_Timp_Sample1 chromosome 25, JHU_Msex_v1.0, whole genome shotgun sequence genomic DNA includes:
- the LOC115444985 gene encoding ubiquitin carboxyl-terminal hydrolase isozyme L3: MATETLIPLESNPEVMNKFLQKLGVPCKWNIVDVMGLDEEMLSWVPRPVLSVMLLFPVSEAYENHKQKEESEILSKGQEVSNNIFYMKQNISNACGTIALVHSVANNTDKIELSEGHMKKFLDEAKSLDAVARGALLEKSEEIINAHKELAQEGQTNTPSAEDPVNHHFITFIHKDGALYELDGRKAFPVNHGTTTADTLLEDAAKICKEFMARDPNEVRFTVIALAASD, encoded by the coding sequence ATGGCGACGGAAACTTTAATTCCCTTGGAATCTAATCCCGAAGTGATGAACAAGTTCCTTCAGAAGTTAGGTGTCCCCTGTAAGTGGAACATTGTAGACGTAATGGGTTTGGATGAAGAAATGCTTTCGTGGGTACCGCGTCCTGTTCTTTCTGTCATGTTACTTTTTCCCGTTTCTGAAGCCTATGAGAATCATAAGCAAAAAGAAGAGTCTGAAATTTTGTCTAAGGGTCAAGaagtttctaacaatattttttatatgaagcaAAATATAAGCAATGCTTGCGGTACTATTGCTCTTGTACACAGTGTGGCTAACAATACAGATAAGATTGAGTTATCTGAAGGACACATGAAGAAATTTCTTGATGAGGCCAAGAGTCTGGATGCAGTGGCTCGTGGAGCACTATTGGAAAAGTctgaagaaattattaatgctCACAAAGAGCTAGCTCAGGAAGGCCAAACTAACACTCCAAGTGCTGAGGATCCAGTTAATCACcactttattacatttattcataAAGATGGTGCTTTGTATGAATTGGATGGGCGCAAAGCGTTCCCTGTCAACCATGGCACAACTACTGCTGACACTCTGCTGGAGGATGCTGCTAAAATCTGCAAGGAGTTTATGGCTCGTGATCCTAATGAAGTTCGCTTTACAGTAATTGCCTTGGCTGCTTCTGATTAA
- the LOC115444981 gene encoding GPI transamidase component PIG-T, which produces MGRSTFILRVTIFLISLICVQGDTFHEELVIKPFLPAHLYTYFQFITLVNSESSEDTHLSPRSLLEIVSRFQVDELHFTLTEGQWRHRQWGYPVLDAAPGAELYAWFSSEVKDVDSQWKKLSAALSGLFCASLNFIENFNTITPQMALWPTSALPTNKNITSQLRYASLPREIVCTENLTPWKKLLPCESSQGFSALLNSRMIHNTNYHSIGVHVRKICASKDCSEINLEIKQTVSLVYDLNIIKNMDWSFTKLFGQGLPGACPLATSSKVYVDVTSNATRPFQLVPPPESVIYSQRGGSDTTFALYNIKADGQMVTIGAKHGSKNALTLSTPPPLYFNRYILGYGKEFGGIVTELINNFWTPIEVVVLENAPWWLPIQLSSLRINGEAKSDLVLSRYYSPGRSRQKPYHLELLMKLPPRSTTTLTIDFEFIFLKWQEYPPDANHGFYVGSAIITANLPTARNYTSLPISGSTFDSIINASKPWYPAVLRTNGAMVSLPTPDFSMPYNVICLACTVVALAFGPLHNICTKELVLKPTGTPVSLTQKIMNLFKKKQD; this is translated from the exons ATGGGAAGATCAACATTTATATTACGTGTTACTATTTTTCTGATCAGTTTAATATGTGTGCAAGGAGACACATTTCATGAAGAACTGGTGATAAAGCCTTTTTTGCCGGCGCATCTTTACacgtattttcaatttattactttagttaATAGTGAATCTT CTGAAGATACCCATTTATCTCCAAGATCATTATTAGAGATTGTGTCTCGTTTCCAAGTAGATGAGTTGCATTTTACTCTGACAGAGGGTCAGTGGCGACATCGCCAGTGGGGCTATCCAGTATTAGATGCTGCGCCAGGAGCAGAACTCTATGCATGGTTTTCGTCCGAGGTTAAAGATGTAGATTCTCAGTGGAAGAAGTTAAGTGCAGCACTTTCAGGACTTTTCTGTGCTTCACTTAATTTTATTGAGAACTTTAACACTATAACACCACAGATGGCTCTATGGCCAACGAGTGCTCTaccaactaataaaaatatcacatcaCAATTGCGATATGCATCACTGCCCAGAGAGATTGTTTGCACTGAAAATCTAACACCATGGAAAAAACTTTTACCATGTGAATCTAGTCAAGGGTTTTCAGCATTGCTGAACTCCAGAATGATACACAATACTAACTATCACTCCATAGGAGTTCATGTGAGGAAAATTTGTGCTTCAAAGGATTGTTCTGAAATCAACTTGGAAATAAAGCAAACAGTATCATTAGTATATGATTTGAACATAATTAAGAATATGGATTGGTCATTCACAAAGCTTTTTGGTCAGGGTTTGCCAGGTGCATGCCCTCTCGCAACAAGCAGTAAAGTATATGTTGATGTCACTTCTAATGCAACGAGACCATTCCAGTTGGTTCCACCACCTGAGTCTGTCATATATTCCCAGCGTGGAGGGAGTGACACTACATTTGCACTTTATAACATTAAGGCTGATGGTCAAATGGTAACAATAGGTGCAAAGCATGGATCTAAAAATGCATTAACTCTCAGCACTCCACCGCCTCTATACTTTAATCGATACATATTAGGATATGGAAAAGAGTTTGGAGGCATTGTGacagaattaattaataacttttggaCTCCAATAGAAGTTGTTGTATTAGAAAATGCTCCTTGGTGGTTGCCGATCCAATTAAGTTCATTAAGAATCAATGGTGAGGCTAAAAGTGATTTAGTACTATCAAGGTACTACTCCCCTGGACGCAGTAGGCAGAAACCATATCATTTAGAATTACTTATGAAGTTACCTCCACGGTCTACAACTACACTCACAATAGATTtcgagtttatatttttaaaatggcaaGAATACCCACCAGATGCAAATCATGGATTTTATGTTGGTTCAGCAATTATAACTGCAAATTTACCTACTGCAAGGAATTATACCAGCTTGCCCATATCAGGCTCTACATTTGATTCAATAATAAATGCATCAAAACCAT gGTATCCAGCCGTGCTGAGGACAAATGGGGCAATGGTGTCTTTGCcaacacctgactttagtatgccatataatgtaatatgtctTGCCTGTACAGTGGTAGCCCTGGCTTTTGGACCACTCCATAATATATGCACAAAAGAATTGGTGCTAAAACCAACAGGCACACCTGTTTCTTTAACACAAAAGattatgaatttgtttaaaaagaaacaagatTAA
- the LOC115444980 gene encoding major facilitator superfamily domain-containing protein 12 isoform X1: MDNEFVDISTSLTLQFGYGIGHILNDVCASLWFTYFLVFFHLVLEFTASQSGTLMLIGQVVDALATPFVGYHSDHTDNVLSARYGRRKLWHLFGTLCVLASFPFIFSECLGCSLSHKWAQMYYFAAFIVIFQIGWAAVQISHLSLIPELSQDDHVRTHLTAVRYGFTVLSNLFVYIVTWIILHVTGECDKQQVGPADAWKFRNVVFIVIALGTIASVLFHAIVRERQTHRHQELLLSPNESGAHGDFLRRPVMYQVAGVYMSTRLVVNMSQILIPLYLHRTLGLAARALAVVPLALYLGSLAAAGMQRLAPKSCTRKFNYFMGSLCALAGFVWIYFGSNDTYKIYFIYVVAVLIGFGGAVMLVTSLALTADLVGAKTEASAFIYGVMSFSDKLSCGLAIALVQKYADGAEDTYYRNAMAWTCGAATLLGLTLTLLLPKISSDTLALNDNTSINDTEDTSTAPIDNI; this comes from the exons ATGGATAATGAATTTGTTGATATATCTACAAGTCTCACATTGCAGTTTGGATACGGTATAGGTCATATTCTGAATGATGTTTGTGCCAGTTTGTGGTTTACGTATTTTTTGGTGTTTTTCCATTTAGTTCTTGAATTTACTGCTTCACAGTCTGGTACGTTAATGCTAATAGGACAAGTTGTAGATGCTTTAGCGACACCCTTTGTGGGGTATCATTCAGACCATACTGATAATGTTTTAAGTGCCAGATACGGCAGGAGAAAACTATGGCATCTATTTG GTACTCTATGCGTATTAGCATCTTTTCCCTTCATCTTTTCCGAGTGCCTGGGTTGTTCACTTAGCCACAAATGGGCCCAGATGTATTATTTTGCggcatttattgtaatattccAAATTGGCTGGGCTGCTGTACAAATATCACACTTAAGTTTGATCCCAGAATTATCTCAAGATGATCATGTAAGGACTCATCTCACTGCAGTAAG ATATGGATTTACAGTACTTTCAAATCTATTTGTGTACATAGTTACTTGGATTATCTTGCATGTAACTGGCGAGTGTGATAAGCAA CAAGTTGGGCCAGCTGACGCATGGAAATTTAGAAATGTTGTATTCATAGTAATTGCTTTAGGGACAATTGCATCAGTATTATTTCATGCAATCGTACGAGAGAGGCAAACTCACAGGCATCAAGAACTATTGCTATCCCCTAATGAGAGTGGAGCCCATGGCGACTTCTTACGCAGGCCAGTCATGTACCAG GTTGCTGGGGTGTACATGAGCACAAGGCTTGTAGTAAATATGTCGCAGATACTAATACCGCTGTACCTTCACCGCACGTTAGGATTAGCAGCTCGCGCGTTAGCGGTGGTGCCATTAGCGCTGTATCTTGGAAGTCTAGCAGCCGCTGGCATGCAGCGCTTAGCTCCGAAGTCGTGCaccagaaaatttaattattttatgggtTCTTTGTGTGCGCTTGCCGGTTTTGTATGGATCTATTTTGGCTCAAACGACACTTACaagatctattttatttatgtggttGCAGTCCTCATAG GTTTCGGTGGGGCCGTGATGCTGGTAACAAGTTTAGCGCTAACTGCTGATTTAGTAGGCGCGAAGACCGAGGCCTCGGCCTTTATATACGGAGTAATGAGCTTTTCTGATAAATTATCTTGCGGATTAGCTATAGCACTTGTCCAAAAATA TGCCGACGGAGCCGAAGATACTTACTATCGCAATGCAATGGCGTGGACGTGCGGAGCAGCGACTCTTTTGGGCCTTACGTTGACTTTGTTGTTACCTAAAATATCGTCGGACACGCTAGCTTTGAATG aTAACACTTCAATTAACGATACAGAGGATACCAGCACTGCACCAATAGATAACATTTAG
- the LOC115444980 gene encoding major facilitator superfamily domain-containing protein 12 isoform X2, whose protein sequence is MNLLIYLQVSHCSLDTSGTLMLIGQVVDALATPFVGYHSDHTDNVLSARYGRRKLWHLFGTLCVLASFPFIFSECLGCSLSHKWAQMYYFAAFIVIFQIGWAAVQISHLSLIPELSQDDHVRTHLTAVRYGFTVLSNLFVYIVTWIILHVTGECDKQQVGPADAWKFRNVVFIVIALGTIASVLFHAIVRERQTHRHQELLLSPNESGAHGDFLRRPVMYQVAGVYMSTRLVVNMSQILIPLYLHRTLGLAARALAVVPLALYLGSLAAAGMQRLAPKSCTRKFNYFMGSLCALAGFVWIYFGSNDTYKIYFIYVVAVLIGFGGAVMLVTSLALTADLVGAKTEASAFIYGVMSFSDKLSCGLAIALVQKYADGAEDTYYRNAMAWTCGAATLLGLTLTLLLPKISSDTLALNDNTSINDTEDTSTAPIDNI, encoded by the exons ATGAATTTGTTGATATATCTACAAGTCTCACATTGCAGTTTGGATACG TCTGGTACGTTAATGCTAATAGGACAAGTTGTAGATGCTTTAGCGACACCCTTTGTGGGGTATCATTCAGACCATACTGATAATGTTTTAAGTGCCAGATACGGCAGGAGAAAACTATGGCATCTATTTG GTACTCTATGCGTATTAGCATCTTTTCCCTTCATCTTTTCCGAGTGCCTGGGTTGTTCACTTAGCCACAAATGGGCCCAGATGTATTATTTTGCggcatttattgtaatattccAAATTGGCTGGGCTGCTGTACAAATATCACACTTAAGTTTGATCCCAGAATTATCTCAAGATGATCATGTAAGGACTCATCTCACTGCAGTAAG ATATGGATTTACAGTACTTTCAAATCTATTTGTGTACATAGTTACTTGGATTATCTTGCATGTAACTGGCGAGTGTGATAAGCAA CAAGTTGGGCCAGCTGACGCATGGAAATTTAGAAATGTTGTATTCATAGTAATTGCTTTAGGGACAATTGCATCAGTATTATTTCATGCAATCGTACGAGAGAGGCAAACTCACAGGCATCAAGAACTATTGCTATCCCCTAATGAGAGTGGAGCCCATGGCGACTTCTTACGCAGGCCAGTCATGTACCAG GTTGCTGGGGTGTACATGAGCACAAGGCTTGTAGTAAATATGTCGCAGATACTAATACCGCTGTACCTTCACCGCACGTTAGGATTAGCAGCTCGCGCGTTAGCGGTGGTGCCATTAGCGCTGTATCTTGGAAGTCTAGCAGCCGCTGGCATGCAGCGCTTAGCTCCGAAGTCGTGCaccagaaaatttaattattttatgggtTCTTTGTGTGCGCTTGCCGGTTTTGTATGGATCTATTTTGGCTCAAACGACACTTACaagatctattttatttatgtggttGCAGTCCTCATAG GTTTCGGTGGGGCCGTGATGCTGGTAACAAGTTTAGCGCTAACTGCTGATTTAGTAGGCGCGAAGACCGAGGCCTCGGCCTTTATATACGGAGTAATGAGCTTTTCTGATAAATTATCTTGCGGATTAGCTATAGCACTTGTCCAAAAATA TGCCGACGGAGCCGAAGATACTTACTATCGCAATGCAATGGCGTGGACGTGCGGAGCAGCGACTCTTTTGGGCCTTACGTTGACTTTGTTGTTACCTAAAATATCGTCGGACACGCTAGCTTTGAATG aTAACACTTCAATTAACGATACAGAGGATACCAGCACTGCACCAATAGATAACATTTAG